The genomic stretch CTGTGAAAACTCATCAACCAACATCCAACTCTACAACTGATGCAGCTGCTGCTAGGACCACATCTACCCAAAGTTCAAGGCCATCAACTCCAAATTCTCGGTCTCGAATTATTTCCAGTTCATCTTCAGGTTCTATTTCTTCAATGAGCCGCCCAAGTGCATCCACAGGTATAATTCCTGCAACGACCCGCCCAGGCGCTTCCTCAAGTAATGGCTTGTCCACCTCATTGTCCTCTGGTATAGTTCCTTCAATGAGTCGCTCCAGCTCACGATCATCTACACCTACACGCCAGGCTGCAGCACGTTCATCTGCCCCAGCTCTTGGCCGTTTGCCCTCTTTTGGGCGGAATTCTAGTAGCACTAGCTTGACAACATCTATGAACCGACCTGCCGCTAGCAGTGGCAGGAATTCAGCACCGTCCTCAGCTCCATCATCCCGTCCGAGTTCCCCAGGTCCACGACCCCGAGCTCCAGTGCGGTCACATGATATCCCTTCATCGGCTCCATCATCTCGTCCAAGTTCCCCAGGCCCACGACCCCGAGCTCCAGTGCGCTCGCATGATATCCCTTCATCGACTCCATCATCTCGTCCAAGTTCCCCAGGTCCACGACCCCGAGCTCCAGTGCGGCCACTTGATATTCCTGATTTCCCAAGTGAAACTCCACCAAATCTAAGGACTAAACTACCCGAGCGACCACTATCTGCTGGTAGATCACGCCCGGGAATGGCTTCAGGAATAAGATCAAACTCGAACGCCGAACAATCATCTGCCTCAGCTCCTGTGAAAAAGAGCTCTGTGCCTGCTGCAGGCCGAAGTAAATTTTCTGATGCACCATCAAAGGCGCCTTCTCGCTCAAATGGACACCAAAATAAACAGACTGAAAGGTCCACTGACAGTCAAGCTAGTAGAGCAGGACGGCCTGTTGCAGTTGCAGGCACAGATAATGgatttgggagaacaatatcaaaGAATTCACTTGACATGGCAATCAAGCACATGGTATGTTTCTTCTTGTGATTAAATCATAATAAATACCGCTGAGCATCTTAGTTTACATTGCATTACTGTTGTGCTGTGGACTGAATTCCTTATTTAATTCTCCTGAAATCGGAAATATCGGTAGGATCTGTCCAAGTTCCTTACTTTATTTCTGTTATTGTTTAGTTACAGTGGTAAAAGTAGTCATGCATCCCTCTTTAGGCAACACGACAATGCCACCTTATTTTCATTGTCAGGGTAGAAAAGTCATCACTCCAGGTGAATTAGTCATATAGTTCAGAATACAGACCTGAACTGAAAAGTTATATTTCACATCTGAGTAGCATGCCATCTCTCGAGTGATGGAAAATGGAAAATCCAGACGTGAGCATCATtgcaaaattgcattaagtatgtgtgGGTACCAAATCCTCTACCTATATTCCAGATAAGCCAGAGTTGGTAAACTGCATTTTGCGTTTGAAACTTCTAAAATACTCGTGTCTGGTTCCTCTAGTTCGTACCACTTCGATTCGAACATTGCACTCTCCAGAAATATTCTTGGCTTGCTCCTGATACATCGTACCACTTCGGCTGGAACACTGCATTAATGGGCCATTGTAGAGGGGATCATTTAATTCATGCTCTCCATTTTCTTATTCTGttgaagaagctaattaaaccaacTTTCTTCGTTTTGACAGGACATTCGGCAGAACTTGGGTGGCATTCGTGGCGCATCCCTCTTTCCCCACAGCATCCGCTCAACCTCTGGCAAGGTGCGGCCAGTTCGGATGTCTGACCCCGGGCATCCGACCTCGAACGGTGACCGACAGTACGCCGACAACGGCAGCGCCAATGGGCACTTCTTCTCCGGGGATTCCTACGGAGCCCTGTcgcgcaacggcggcagctcgacCGACTCGCCGGACCGGCTGAGCTTCGGGACCAAGGAGACCCTGAGCGAGCTGGACATTTACGGCAGCACACGCTACGAGGCGATGCTGCTGAGGGAGGATGCGAAGAACACGAGCTGGCTGCATGGGTTCGACGACAAGCCGGACCAGAGCCCGCTGTTCGACCACCGGTTTGAGCCGCTCCCGGAGCCTTTCAGCCCATACTGACGGCATGCCGCCGCCTCTGCCTGTAAAGTCTTCTGCCCAGCCACTTGTTTCGTCTGCTTTTCCACTTGTGTCCCAAGATGTGTATTGTTGTTTCGTCTGTTTTGGTTGGTTCTGCACGCACGCACCCCTCGGATCGTTTTCCTTGTGTTGCTGTGTTGAGATGGACGAGACGGATGAGGGACTCTGGGTTTGCCGCCCTTGATTTATTATCGCCGGAGGGTTTGGTTGGGTTGCACAGATTGTTGTACCGAAAAATGGAAGTACAGATAGATACTGATAAAGAGTAAAATCATTTGTAAGCTTTTGTAATGTGATACGAAGATGTGAGATCATGCATGTACCTGTTGGAAATTACAAGTTGGAACAAAGCAAATGCCGCTTAGGGTTTTTCTTTTGAGACAAGGGGTTCCGCCCCAGATTTCTATTACCAGAAGCAATTCAATTGTTCAGTACAGAAAGAAAGAAAGCAGAAAAAGTAAAAAACAATATTAAAAAGCGTCTGTCGTGGGGTCGCAGCACAACGAACTGGGAAAGATAGCCAAGCCAAAACATATCAACTTAGCAACAGGCAAACCACTACAGACGTAGTAACTCGGTAGAGCCAAGAGTCTCAGGGAAAAGAAACTATTGAACGCATAACAGGAGCTTTTCCATTTCTTGAATCAGAGCAAACTTTTTTTATCCTTTCTCTTTTCACATCTATCTTTGTGTTCAGTTCATCCGTCTTCGCACCATGGACCTCAATCCATGGCTTCTAATATTTCATTTGACAGTTGCGCGGACAGTTTGGTTCCCCTATTGATTGCACCATGGTTTGTCTCATTTACCTGTATAAAACAGACCAAGTGGACAGCCAATGTTCAATCATGCTGGTGATTACGGTTGGATTTTCAGCTAACGTAGAAGCTTTGGATGATTCTATCTGCAAGGGAATTTTCCCATACAGCTTGTTTGCTTTGTAGGATTGAGAACCATAGGAATGTTTTCTCCTACATGCTACTTTGCATTCAATTTCATAGGAAAATTTCCTCTCGAGGAAATCCTCATGGAATTTTTTTCTTTGTCCCAGTGACAACTATGGCATGCACATGcaccttcatataaatttctgcgTTTTCTtctaaatgcaaccaaacaaactGACGGTACAGATTCATGTGTCCACATTTCCTGGAAGATCTCCTAGCAGCGGAAGATGGTTACTGCTAGATCCTATAGAAGAGAAGATAGTCGGGGCGCGTTTGGTAACCTGGCCAAAGGGGCTTCCTGGTGGCAGGCTCTATGGGTCTTAGCCCATTCGACTGAGCCATTTTTGTGAGTTATTTGATTGCTTGTAAAGGCATTTTTCGCACGGGAGGGGGAACTCTACCCCCTTATTTCGTTTGCTTCACAGTGGCCTTTTTGCTCTTGGTGCAAAGCATAAATCATTTGGTTGCACACATGAGCCTGCTATGGTAACTTTTTTTCATTCGGATGGTGAGATTATCCATCATTGCTGAATAAACAAGAGTATATTGCAACATTCAGTTCATCAAATGAGGCTGGTAATACACATCACACAGTTACCTGATGGACGATGTATCATGAGTAAAGCAACTATAGCTCGTGATGCATTAGTAGTTCAACATTTGAGGGGTTAATacataccacctcgaacaagttcacCATATTACAGATCGGGGATTAGGTTCAATCAAGTCCTAACTAATGGAGGGATATGAGAACACCTCACAAACTATACATGATCTCTTCACTAGAGCATGACTAGCATCGAATGGATGATAAACAACAAAGCAGCAGCATTAAGCAAACTACTTGCGCAACTAGGTCTTAAGCCATGCCcccctatgccatttttgcagcCCACGATATTCGACACATTCATCTTTGTTGTCAGCAATGAAGTTGAGAGCGTTGATAAGAAAATGTGGTCGTAGAGCTGTTGCTTGCGAACAAGCCTAGACGTGAAGATTACCTTCACCTAAGCATAGTTGAGAATCGGATTGTTCAAGAACTAAATATGCCCATTGCTAGTGCACATAAACATGTACGTATGAACAAACTGAATGAAAAACATGACCACTCTATATTACCTCTAGGTGCTTCCTCAACTGCTTGTCATCAGCAAGCACAAAGCAAGTGTCGTCGTTGCTTCATTTGAGCTTGCCGTTCTCTGTAAGTTTGCATATCTGACTCCACCTGCTCCTCAACTTTCTAGTGTGGTTGTACAGTTAGAGTTCTCACAACGATCCTAGTGAAGTCAAGGACGTCCTTGGTAACCTTCCTCGCCTGGGCCTCATTGAAGCCATTGGTAAAAGATATGCCGCTATTCACGAGCTCAACCAAATGGCTAAGGACGGACTCAGCCAGAGGTGAATGCCCAACCATTGAAGGTTTGTGTGCATACAGTGATTCATCATCTACATAGGGGGGAGCGCAGTCGAGGACAAGCCATTTTTTTACAGAGAGGGTTGACAGGTTGGGGAGCTAACACGGTTGGTAGAGCCTACGGTGCGGTATGAAGAACATTGCTAAACATTGTACACTAACAAACAATCTAGCTGGAACATGGAAGTGTAGAGATTTGTAGAACGGAGACTCCAAGGTTGAACCCACCACCGTCGCAGTGCTCGATGGAGAACCTGGCAGGAACACCACCATCTCAGTGCTCGATGGAGAACCTAGCAGGACCACCACCGCAGAGCTCTGACAGGACTAGCGTTGTTGTGCTCGACGGAGAAGAGACGGCCTACAATCGAAACAATCAGATCTAACCCCACGTACCGCCCCTACATACGGCAAGCCGTGGCCGGTCACCGCCTTTTGCCACAGCTCGCCACCAACCTCGCGGACCTGGCTGGTGGTGAAGCTCCCGCCGTGTCGATAGATTTGGAAGGGTGGGGGAGCTCAAAGAGGAGGAAATGCGGGGATTTGGATGTTGCGGAGAAAGTGTCGCTCCAAAATATGTTGTCAAAAATTTCGCTGGCGGTGACCGAATTCGTCCCGCCGAATTTTAGCCGCTATGTGTGGGCTCGCGCCGTCTCACTTGTTGGCTCTGAGGGACGCCGTTTCGGCCGAGACAGGAGTGGCTCGCTGGAAACGGTCGGTTCAGTTGTTCCTTGTAGAACTGGTTCGGAGGTGCTTTAATGTTGGTGTTGGCCTTCTCCGGATACGggactggtggcatggaatggcgTGCGGGTGGCGGAGCGCGTCGGCAACGCCGTCCTCGTGCCATGGCGTGGCTGCCGTTGCCGGGTCGAGCACGACGGCTGCGGCCCGCGACGTGTGTGCAGTGCCACTGAGGGACGGAGGCGGAGCAAGAGTGGGTCGCGGACGCGTGGCAGGCAGAGTTTGGCCTAGCGCGCGAGGCACCGCCGGCATGGAGCATATAGCACACAGCACCCTCTGCTGCAAGTGGACCACGAGGGCGGAACGTACGGGCGCGGGAGATGCCTCCCGCGAGACCGGACCGGACCCGGCACGGCACTGCAGCGTGGCCACCGGGGCGCGCGCCGCGCCGTGACCGTGCGGCCCTGGACCGGACCCGACTACCGTGAACACCGGGGCCGAAAAAAGCCCAGGAGCAGCAGCACACAATTCTGTTCCTTCTGCACCACGGACAGACTGTGGTCGCCCTCCGAATGCAACCCACCCCCAACCTGACAGCTCCACTTTTTTTCTGGGGGCAAGGAACATGGCAACTCTGACAGTAGCTTGGGCGCCTTCACTCGCAACATTACTCGTCAAACCTTTCCCTTTCTTCGACACGGCACGTTGATCTCTCGGTTTCCAAATGTCTTTTGTACTAAAAGAGTCGTAGGGCCTTGAAGAGCAAATTCTCTAACCTCTTCAAGTCTCATCAGCAACTTCAAACTCAACATTTTTATTCTGAAAATTCTGGCGATCCAGTACAAAGATGTCGAAAAGTTGGACCCCCTAGCAACAACTACAAACACTAGCGCGAGCCGGTCATAGGCGGGACGTCGTACTTGCCCCTCCATTACGGGAGCTAGGCAAAACTTAtcatagtagagcttgttgtagtagacatatGAAAAGTCGTTGTGCTAAGACCTCAACGCATCATAGCGGCAACCCTCGCAAATGACGAGAAACGTATATCGGAAGTGACTGATCTGAAACCACACAATCGTCCACGAAAGACGACAGGATCACGGGAGATCcgccggacacacaactccacgaGCCCTCCGTTGATGCTAGAAGCACCACGGGAGCGAGAATAGGACGGGAAAGACCTTATTCTGACTGGAAGTAGCCCtcgcctcaccatcccaaagaATACACTGGAAAAACAAACTAACGAAGAACTGAAACCTTACCGCTGGTGAGAGGCcacggtccgccacacctccaatgcCCCAATGCCACCGGAGGTGGAGAAGACCGGCAGCGTCATCAGCGGGAGGAACAAAACCATAGATGAGCTTCAGAGCCGCCTCACGGTCGCCTTTGTGTCTTTCTCTTGCCCCAACTTCAAACTCAATTAACtatttttgttttaaaaaaacACCATAATCTAGACTAGCAATTCAaaaatcaacaacaaatcaaaaaAATTATAAGAAACCACCACATGGCTCTTATTTTTTCATTAAAAACACTAATCTCACATTTTACCTCGTTTGACGCTGTATTTTTTAACAGGGGGCCTCACCGGTGATTGTTTTCTAAAACCCTAACTCGAATTGTGGAATTCTTTTTCTTGCAATTTTATTGACGGTTTCTTTGAGCTGTGTATTGGACTGCCGGTGATCTTCTTCGAGTCGACGGGCACATGCTTACAAGTGTACATGATTGTTCCCCGTCAGCTGGGTTCCCGTGAGACCTACCATACCATACCATacgcctttatcgaaaaaataccaTACCATACGCCTCCTCTGTCCTCTCCGGGCGAACGCAGGTCACGATGGCGACCGCATGTGCACAACACATCACTCCTGCTCGTGCACCGCCGTCGCCCAGATCGATCCATCcccagcaagcaagcaagcaagcaagcaagctttGCGTTGCAACCACTCTGAACCCAGCCAGCACATGCGCGTGGGTCGCCATTAGCAAAGCGCACCAAAGCTAAAGGCCAAGACAAAAGCCACAGCTACATTGGATCATGCATGCATCTTTTGTTTATCTCTCTCCGATCCCCTTTGATTTGATCTTTGCCCTTTGTACGTACGCAGTACGCGCATCGCCCCGGCCCCGGTTCACGTACGTACTCCGGGTAGGTAGATGATTGGTACGGGAGGCGCCCACGCAAAAAAGCTAAGCCAGCGGTGACAAGAACTGAATCGGCAAAAGAGGCCGATCGGTCGATGCATCTGCCGGCGTGATGTGATGGCGTCCATGTGCTCATCGCCCGATTTGCCGCCGGCGTAAATGATCGCTGGCGTCGCTG from Lolium rigidum isolate FL_2022 chromosome 4, APGP_CSIRO_Lrig_0.1, whole genome shotgun sequence encodes the following:
- the LOC124648960 gene encoding mucin-5AC-like, producing MEDLLDSEIGKNDYDWLLTPPGTPRVPALEVAQKIPSSNVLPKRTITRSSSTTRASRLSVSQTENGHSTVPTRPARSNSVTRPSIQSALMSSNNRTSVLNTSISSVSSRPITPSRRSNTVSAPKQPVQASRPVPARSSTPVKARPSTPAKTRPSTPVKTHQPTSNSTTDAAAARTTSTQSSRPSTPNSRSRIISSSSSGSISSMSRPSASTGIIPATTRPGASSSNGLSTSLSSGIVPSMSRSSSRSSTPTRQAAARSSAPALGRLPSFGRNSSSTSLTTSMNRPAASSGRNSAPSSAPSSRPSSPGPRPRAPVRSHDIPSSAPSSRPSSPGPRPRAPVRSHDIPSSTPSSRPSSPGPRPRAPVRPLDIPDFPSETPPNLRTKLPERPLSAGRSRPGMASGIRSNSNAEQSSASAPVKKSSVPAAGRSKFSDAPSKAPSRSNGHQNKQTERSTDSQASRAGRPVAVAGTDNGFGRTISKNSLDMAIKHMDIRQNLGGIRGASLFPHSIRSTSGKVRPVRMSDPGHPTSNGDRQYADNGSANGHFFSGDSYGALSRNGGSSTDSPDRLSFGTKETLSELDIYGSTRYEAMLLREDAKNTSWLHGFDDKPDQSPLFDHRFEPLPEPFSPY